The following coding sequences lie in one Meles meles chromosome X, mMelMel3.1 paternal haplotype, whole genome shotgun sequence genomic window:
- the LOC123935052 gene encoding UPF0472 protein C16orf72: MEEQPKEGEAEVAEHWFSKWERQCLAEAEQGEQLPPELQEEAAAEAAGLKSERQRLWHLFQISATAVAQLYKDAGCQQPELSMWDPFQNAAMAVTSLYKESGDAHQRSFDLGVQVGYQRRIRDVLEWVKKGRSTILREDLISFLCGKVPPAPPPSRTPRTPPKLSVAAAGQAAATGAGSSVDVDLQPFHEAIALHGLSGAMASISVRSGAPGSPPQASGGATNGVTTSGPGGGRRKSGIPEDDLNPLNSEEPALRLDSGGTRKRTSAQCGDGDTDSPTHKRNRMV, translated from the coding sequence atggaggagCAGCCGAAGGAGGGCGAGGCCGAGGTGGCGGAGCACTGGTTTTCCAAGTGGGAACGCCAGTGCCTGGCCGAGgccgagcagggggagcagctgccCCCCGAGCTGCAGGAGGAGGCGGCCGCCGAGGCAGCGGGGCTCAAGAGCGAGCGGCAGAGGCTGTGGCACCTCTTCCAGATCTCTGCCACCGCCGTGGCCCAGCTCTACAAGGATGCCGGGTGCCAACAGCCAGAACTGTCCATGTGGGACCCCTTCCAGAATGCGGCCATGGCAGTGACCAGTCTCTACAAAGAGAGCGGGGATGCCCACCAACGAAGTTTTGACCTGGGCGTCCAGGTTGGCTACCAGCGTCGCATCAGAGATGTCCTGGAGTGGGTGAAGAAGGGCCGGAGCACCATTCTCCGCGAAGACCTGATCAGCTTCCTGTGTGGCAAGGTGCCCCCCGCGCCTCCACCATCGCGCACCCCCAGGACGCCGCCGAAGCTGTCCGTCGCGGCCGCCGGCCAGGCCGCAGCCACCGGGGCCGGTTCGTCCGTAGACGTCGACCTGCAGCCCTTCCATGAGGCCATCGCCCTGCATGGCCTCAGCGGTGCCATGGCCAGCATCAGCGTGAGATCCGGCGCACCGGGCTCCCCGCCTCAAGCCAGCGGCGGGGCCACCAATGGCGTCACCACCAGTGGCCCTGGCGGTGGACGCCGAAAAAGTGGCATCCCGGAGGACGACTTGAACCCCCTCAACTCAGAAGAACCGGCCCTCCGCCTGGACAGTGGGGGGACCCGCAAGCGCACCTCGGCCCAGTGCGGGGATGGTGACACAGACTCCCCCACCCACAAGCGCAACCGAATGGTCTGA